In Carya illinoinensis cultivar Pawnee chromosome 9, C.illinoinensisPawnee_v1, whole genome shotgun sequence, the following are encoded in one genomic region:
- the LOC122275742 gene encoding ABC transporter B family member 1 — MSQDSQEIKTIEQWRWSEMQGLELVSPAPPDPFKTNPTTPTTTPTPTTTPTTPDTEPRVSEQAAAPRETKPMESSEQKKDSSGGGGGSGEKPEAVPAVGFGELFRFADGLDYILMAIGSVGAIVHGCSLPLFLRFFADLVNSFGSNANNMDKMMQEVLKYAFYFLVVGAAIWASSWAEISCWMWTGERQSTKMRIKYLEAALNQDIQFFDTEVRTSDVVFAINSDAVMVQDAISEKLGNFIHYMATFVSGFVVGFTAVWQLGLVTLAVVPLIAVIGGIHTTTLAKLSGKSQEALSQAGNIVEQTIVQIRVVFAFVGESRALQGYSSALKVAQRLGYKSGFAKGLGLGATYFVVFCCYALLLWYGGYLVRHNYTNGGLAIATMFAVMIGGLALGQSAPSMGAFVKAKVAAAKIFRIIDHKPDIDRNTESGVELESITGLVELKNVDFSYPSRPEVRILNNFSLNVPAGKTIALVGSSGSGKSTVVSLIERFYDPTSGQVLLDGHDIKTLKLRWLRQQIGLVSQEPALFATTIKENILLGRPDADQVEIEESARVANAHSFIIKLPEGFETQVGERGLQLSGGQKQRIAIARAMLKNPAILLLDEATSALDSESEKLVQEALDRFMIGRTTLVIAHRLSTIRKADLVAVLQQGAVSEIGTHDELISKGENGVYAKLIRMQEMAHETALNNARKSSARPSSARNSVSSPIIARNSSYGRSPYSRRLSDFSTSDFSLSIDASHPNYRLEKLAFKEQASSFWRLAKMNSPEWVYALVGSIGSVICGSLSAFFAYVLSAVLSVYYNPNDAYMSRQIEKYCYLLIGLSSAALLFNTLQHFFWDIVGENLTKRVREKMLSAVLKNEMAWFDQEENESARIAARLALDANNVRSAIGDRISVIVQNTALMLVACTAGFVLQWRLALVLIAVFPVVVAATVLQKMFMTGFSGDLEAAHAKATQLAGEAIANVRTVAAFNSEAKIVNLFSSNLNAPLRRCFWKGQISGSGFGVAQFALYASYALGLWYASWLVKHGISDFSKTIRVFMVLMVSANGAAETLTLAPDFIKGGRAMRSVFDLLDRRTEIEPDDPDSTPVPDRLRGEVEFKHVDFSYPSRPDVPIFRDLSLRARAGKTLALVGPSGCGKSSVIALVLRLYDPTSGRIMIDGKDIRKYNLKALRRHIAMVPQEPCLFATTIYENIAYGHESATEAEIIEAATLANAHKFISALPDGYKTFVGERGVQLSGGQKQRIAIARAFVRKAELMLLDEATSALDAESERSVQEALERACSGKTTVVVAHRLSTIRNAHVIAVIDDGKVAEQGSHSHLLKNYPDGCYARMIQLQRFTHSQVIGMASGSTSSARPREDGEREG, encoded by the exons ATGTCACAAGATTCTCAGGAGATAAAGACGATTGAGCAGTGGAGATGGTCCGAAATGCAAGGCCTTGAGCTCGTGTCCCCTGCTCCTCCTGATCCTTTTAAAACCAACCCAACGACGCCAACGACAACGCCAACACCAACAACAACACCAACCACACCAGACACAGAACCACGAGTCTCAGAACAAGCGGCAGCTCCTCGAGAGACTAAACCAATGGAGAGCTCTGAGCAAAAGAAGGATTCTAGTGGCGGCGGCGGCGGTAGTGGAGAGAAGCCTGAGGCAGTTCCCGCTGTTGGGTTTGGAGAACTCTTTAGATTCGCGGATGGGTTGGATTACATTCTGATGGCAATTGGGTCTGTTGGAGCAATTGTACATGGCTGCTCTCTGCCACTGTTTCTCCGGTTCTTTGCCGACCTCGTCAATTCTTTTGGGTCCAATGCCAATAATATGGACAAAATGATGCAGGAAGTTCTTAAG TATGCGTTTTACTTTCTGGTAGTGGGTGCTGCAATATGGGCATCTTCTTGGGCAG AGATATCGTGTTGGATGTGGACCGGAGAGCGGCAATCAACGAAGATGAGGATCAAATACTTAGAGGCGGCTTTGAACCAGGACATTCAGTTCTTTGACACGGAGGTGCGGACCTCCGACGTTGTTTTCGCCATTAACTCCGATGCAGTAATGGTCCAAGACGCCATTAGCGAGAAG TTGGGCAATTTCATCCACTATATGGCGACATTTGTGTCCGGATTTGTTGTGGGTTTCACTGCTGTGTGGCAATTGGGTCTTGTCACACTGGCCGTGGTTCCTCTCATAGCTGTAATTGGTGGTATCCACACCACCACATTAGCGAAGCTCTCTGGAAAGAGCCAGGAAGCTCTCTCACAAGCAGGAAACATTGTAGAACAG ACGATAGTTCAAATCCGGGTTGTTTTCGCATTTGTGGGGGAATCCAGAGCATTACAAGGCTACTCGTCGGCACTTAAGGTGGCGCAGAGGCTCGGTTACAAGAGTGGATTTGCAAAGGGATTGGGACTGGGTGCCACTTACTTTGTTGTTTTTTGCTGTTATGCTCTTCTGCTGTGGTACGGCGGTTATCTGGTTAGGCACAACTACACCAATGGAGGACTTGCCATTGCTACCATGTTTGCAGTTATGATTGGTGGACT GGCTTTGGGGCAGTCTGCGCCAAGCATGGGTGCATTTGTGAAGGCCAAGGTTGCAGCTGCAAAAATCTTTCGCATAATCGATCACAAACCAGATATAGACCGAAATACTGAATCGGGTGTGGAATTAGAGTCAATTACTGGACTTGTGGAGCTGAAAAATGTAGATTTCTCCTACCCATCCAGGCCTGAGGTTCGGATCCTTAATAATTTCTCCCTAAACGTCCCTGCGGGCAAGACCATAGCTTTGGTTGGCAGCAGTGGCTCTGGTAAGAGCACCGTGGTGTCCCTCATTGAGAGGTTCTACGATCCCACCTCAG GACAAGTTCTGCTGGACGGCCATGACATAAAGACTCTAAAATTGAGATGGTTGAGGCAGCAAATAGGGCTTGTGAGCCAAGAGCCTGCTCTGTTTGCTACTACCATTAAAGAAAACATACTATTGGGTCGGCCCGATGCAGACCAAGTTGAGATAGAAGAATCTGCGAGAGTTGCCAATGCCCATTCATTCATAATCAAGCTTCCTGAAGGCTTCGAGACTCAG GTAGGGGAGAGAGGATTGCAGCTCTCAGGAGGACAGAAGCAGAGAATAGCTATAGCTAGGGCAATGCTGAAAAACCCAGCTATCCTGCTCTTAGATGAGGCAACAAGTGCATTGGACTCTGAATCTGAAAAGCTTGTGCAAGAGGCCCTCGACCGGTTCATGATTGGGAGAACAACCCTTGTCATTGCTCATCGCCTTTCTACCATTCGCAAGGCTGACCTCGTAGCTGTACTCCAGCAGGGCGCTGTTTCTGAAATTGGAACTCATGATGAGCTTATTTCTAAAGGGGAAAATGGTGTCTATGCTAAGCTCATTCGAATGCAGGAGATGGCCCATGAAACCGCTCTCAACAATGCAAGAAAAAGTAGTGCAAG GCCTTCAAGTGCCAGGAACTCAGTAAGCTCACCGATAATTGCACGGAACTCTTCCTATGGCCGGTCACCATACTCACGTCGACTATCTGACTTCTCTACGTCTGACTTCAGTCTCTCCATTGATGCCTCACACCCCAACTATCGTTTAGAAAAGCTTGCCTTCAAGGAGCAAGCCAGTTCCTTCTGGCGTCTAGCAAAAATGAATTCACCAGAATGGGTGTATGCTTTAGTTGGATCCATAGGTTCTGTTATTTGTGGCTCACTTAGTGCCTTCTTTGCATATGTTCTAAGTGCTGTCCTCAGTGTCTACTACAATCCAAATGATGCTTACATGAGTAGACAAATCGAGAAGTACTGCTATTTGTTAATTGGGCTTTCATCAGCTGCACTACTCTTCAACACACTACAGCATTTCTTCTGGGATATAGTGGGAGAAAATCTCACAAAACGAGTAAGGGAGAAAATGTTGTCTGCTGTCTTAAAAAATGAAATGGCATGGTTTGATCAGGAGGAAAACGAGAGTGCTAGGATTGCAGCAAGGCTGGCTCTTGATGCAAACAATGTGAGATCAGCAATTGGAGACCGCATTTCAGTGATTGTGCAGAACACGGCACTCATGCTAGTTGCCTGCACTgcaggatttgttttgcagtgGCGCCTTGCCCTTGTCCTCATAGCTGTCTTCCCTGTTGTTGTTGCAGCCACTGTATTGCAG aaaatgTTCATGACTGGTTTCTCTGGGGACCTGGAAGCTGCCCATGCCAAGGCCACCCAGCTAGCAGGGGAGGCCATAGCCAATGTAAGGACAGTTGCTGCCTTCAATTCAGAGGCAAAAATTGTTAATCTTTTCTCCTCCAACCTCAATGCTCCACTTCGACGATGCTTTTGGAAGGGACAGATTTCTGGAAGTGGATTTGGAGTAGCTCAGTTTGCTCTGTATGCTTCCTACGCTCTTGGTCTCTGGTATGCTTCCTGGCTTGTCAAGCATGGGATATCCGATTTCTCGAAGACAATCCGAGTTTTCATGGTCCTCATGGTCTCTGCCAATGGTGCAGCTGAAACACTAACCTTGGCTCCTGACTTCATTAAGGGTGGTCGAGCCATGCGATCAGTCTTTGATCTCCTCGACCGTAGAACTGAAATTGAGCCTGATGATCCTGATTCTACCCCAGTTCCAGACCGCCTTCGTGGAGAAGTCGAATTCAAGCATGTAGACTTTTCTTACCCCAGCCGCCCTGATGTGCCAATTTTCCGCGACCTGAGTCTCCGGGCCAGAGCAGGCAAAACTCTTGCACTGGTGGGTCCTAGTGGATGTGGTAAGAGCTCAGTAATTGCGCTTGTACTGCGATTATATGATCCAACATCTGGACGGATTATGATTGATGGAAAGGACATTAGAAAATACAATCTTAAGGCCTTGAGACGACACATTGCAATGGTCCCTCAAGAGCCATGCCTCTTTGCTACTACCATTTACGAAAATATTGCTTATGGCCATGAGTCGGCTACTGAGGCTGAGATTATTGAAGCTGCAACTCTGGCCAATGCGCACAAGTTCATATCAGCATTGCCAGATGGATATAAAACATTTGTTGGCGAAAGAGGGGTTCAACTTTCTGGGGGACAAAAGCAGAGAATTGCAATTGCCAGGGCATTTGTGAGGAAAGCTGAACTAATGCTGCTTGATGAAGCAACAAGTGCACTTGATGCTGAATCTGAGAGATCTGTCCAGGAGGCTCTTGAGCGGGCTTGCTCAGGCAAAACAACAGTTGTTGTTGCGCACCGGCTGTCGACTATCAGAAATGCACATGTCATTGCTGTGATTGATGATGGGAAAGTAGCAGAGCAAGGATCTCATTCCCATCTATTGAAAAATTACCCAGATGGGTGCTATGCACGAATGATCCAGTTGCAAAGATTCACACACAGCCAAGTCATTGGAATGGCATCAGGTTCAACTTCTTCAGCAAGACCCAGAGAAGATGGGGAGAGGGAAGGCTAG